One window of Cupriavidus oxalaticus genomic DNA carries:
- the fusA gene encoding elongation factor G, which translates to MHDSPDAIRTVALLGHAGSGKTSLVEALLHKGGALHTPGSVERGSTVSDSDPLERKYKRSLSSAITHVDFRDTRIYLLDTPGYPDFSGLAISALAAVETAAIVINAQTGIEMTTRRAMAWAQARQLCRMIVINGIDGEKVDLPGLLAEIQEAFGKECLPINLPAGNGGKVVDCFFNPAGESDFLSVASAHEALIDQVIEIDPELMEVYLEQGEAITPEQLHAPFERALREGHLVPICFTSAATGAGIAELLDVFVRLLPNPTEGNPPLFYRSTGTAEDGTEKRKAVRAEPVPDKHVLAHVFKVVVDPYVGKLAVFRIHQGTVTRDSQLYIGEGRQPFKVAHLLLLQGKETQEVQRAGPGNICAVAKVDELGFDAVLHDATEDGDIHLTPLEFPTPIYGLAIEPARRGNEQRLAEVLHKLSAEDPCLRIEHPAGTNETVVFGLGEFHLRCALERLTEQYKLEVATRPPKIAYRETIAGKAEGHHRHKKQTGGAGQFGEVMLRVEPLPRGEGFEFIDAVKGGAIPGQFIPAVEKGIRQVLESGPLAGFAMQDVRVTVYDGKSHPVDSKEVAFATAGRKAFIDAVMKARPSVLEPIVEIEVTVPGTAMGDVIGDLSAKRGQVHGTRTGAANSVIVAGQVPLSELNDYQSRLNSMTGGHGSYTIQFSHYDNVPPGQQEKMASRHKAQQDTD; encoded by the coding sequence ATGCACGACAGTCCCGATGCCATCCGCACCGTTGCCCTGCTCGGGCATGCGGGGAGCGGCAAGACCTCGCTGGTCGAAGCACTGCTGCACAAGGGGGGTGCGCTGCACACCCCGGGCAGCGTGGAGCGCGGCTCGACCGTCAGCGACAGCGATCCGCTGGAGCGCAAGTACAAGCGCTCGCTCAGTTCCGCCATCACCCACGTCGACTTCCGCGACACCCGCATCTACCTGCTCGACACGCCGGGCTACCCGGATTTCTCCGGCCTGGCGATCAGTGCGCTGGCGGCGGTCGAGACGGCGGCCATCGTCATCAACGCGCAGACCGGGATCGAAATGACCACGCGCCGCGCCATGGCCTGGGCGCAGGCGCGGCAACTGTGCCGGATGATCGTTATCAACGGCATCGACGGCGAGAAGGTCGACCTGCCGGGGCTGCTGGCCGAGATCCAGGAGGCGTTCGGCAAGGAGTGCCTGCCCATCAACCTGCCGGCCGGAAACGGCGGCAAGGTGGTGGACTGCTTCTTCAATCCGGCCGGAGAGTCGGATTTTTTATCGGTGGCGTCGGCGCATGAAGCGCTGATCGACCAGGTGATCGAGATCGATCCCGAGCTGATGGAGGTGTACCTGGAGCAAGGCGAGGCCATCACGCCGGAGCAACTGCACGCGCCGTTCGAGCGTGCGCTGCGCGAAGGCCACCTGGTGCCGATCTGCTTTACCTCGGCCGCCACCGGCGCCGGTATCGCGGAACTGCTCGATGTCTTCGTGCGGCTGCTGCCCAATCCCACCGAAGGCAACCCGCCGCTGTTCTACCGCTCGACCGGCACTGCCGAGGACGGTACCGAGAAACGCAAGGCGGTGCGCGCCGAGCCGGTGCCGGACAAGCACGTGCTGGCGCATGTGTTCAAGGTGGTAGTCGATCCCTATGTCGGCAAGCTGGCGGTGTTCCGCATCCACCAGGGCACGGTCACGCGCGACAGCCAGCTCTATATCGGCGAGGGCCGCCAGCCGTTCAAGGTGGCGCACCTGCTGTTGCTGCAGGGCAAGGAGACGCAGGAAGTGCAGCGCGCCGGCCCGGGCAATATCTGCGCGGTGGCCAAGGTGGATGAACTCGGCTTCGACGCGGTGCTGCACGACGCCACCGAGGATGGCGACATCCACCTGACGCCGCTGGAGTTTCCCACGCCGATCTACGGCCTGGCGATCGAGCCGGCGCGGCGCGGCAACGAGCAGCGGCTGGCCGAGGTGCTGCACAAGCTCAGCGCCGAAGATCCCTGCCTGCGCATCGAGCATCCGGCCGGCACCAACGAGACCGTGGTGTTCGGACTGGGCGAGTTCCATTTGCGCTGCGCGCTGGAGCGTTTGACCGAGCAGTACAAGCTGGAAGTCGCCACGCGGCCGCCGAAGATCGCGTATCGCGAGACCATTGCCGGCAAGGCGGAGGGCCACCACCGCCACAAGAAGCAGACCGGCGGTGCCGGCCAGTTCGGCGAAGTGATGCTGCGCGTGGAGCCGCTGCCGCGCGGCGAAGGCTTCGAGTTCATCGATGCGGTCAAGGGCGGCGCGATTCCCGGCCAGTTCATCCCCGCAGTGGAGAAAGGCATCCGCCAGGTGCTGGAAAGCGGTCCACTGGCCGGTTTTGCGATGCAGGACGTGCGCGTGACCGTGTACGACGGCAAGAGCCACCCGGTCGATTCCAAGGAAGTGGCGTTCGCCACGGCCGGACGCAAGGCGTTTATCGACGCGGTGATGAAGGCGCGCCCCAGCGTGCTGGAGCCGATCGTCGAGATCGAGGTCACGGTGCCGGGCACCGCGATGGGCGATGTCATCGGCGACCTGTCCGCCAAGCGCGGCCAGGTGCATGGCACCCGCACCGGCGCCGCCAACAGCGTGATCGTTGCCGGGCAGGTGCCGCTGTCGGAGCTGAACGACTACCAGTCACGGCTGAACAGCATGACCGGCGGCCACGGCAGCTACACCATCCAGTTCAGCCATTACGACAACGTGCCGCCGGGACAGCAGGAGAAGATGGCGTCCCGCCACAAGGCGCAGCAGGACACCGACTGA
- a CDS encoding cation acetate symporter, whose translation MKPVHLSLGAALCGLAASAATAAPAIQGEAAQRPLNWSAIVMFMLFVLFTLGITRWAARRTRSASDFYAAGGGLTGFQNGLAIAGDMVSAASFLGISAMMFDKGYDGLIYALGVVAGWPIILFIVAERLRNLGRYTFADVVSYRLAQKPVRITAACGTLTVVIMYLVAQMVGAGKLIELLFGTSYESAVVIVGALMVLYVMFGGMLATTWVQIIKALLLLGGVTFMAVMVLAYFGFSPEAMFASAARVHDKGTAILSPGGLVSNPIDAISLGVGMMFGTAGLPHILMRFFTVADAKEARKSVLYATGFIGYFYVLILVVGFGAIVMVGADPAYRDAAGKLIGGSNMVAVHLSHVIGGDLFLGFISAVAFATILAVVAGLALSGASAVSHDLYANVFRRGQASEKDEIRVSKLATLVIGLLAMVLGVMFEKQNIAFLSGLVLAIAASVNFPVLFLSMFWKGLTTCGAVAGSLAGLVSAVLLLVLGPTVWVGILKHQQAIFPYANPALFSMTLAFAAAWLVSVLDRSARGSAERQRYGAQFVRAMTGIGAAGASQH comes from the coding sequence ATGAAGCCGGTACACCTTTCCCTCGGCGCCGCCCTGTGCGGTCTGGCAGCCAGCGCCGCCACTGCAGCCCCCGCGATCCAGGGCGAGGCCGCGCAGCGGCCGCTGAACTGGAGCGCCATCGTCATGTTCATGCTGTTCGTGCTGTTCACGCTCGGCATCACCCGCTGGGCCGCGCGGCGCACGCGTTCGGCGTCGGACTTCTATGCGGCCGGCGGCGGCCTCACCGGCTTCCAGAACGGCCTGGCGATCGCCGGCGACATGGTGTCGGCCGCGTCCTTCCTTGGCATCTCGGCCATGATGTTCGACAAGGGCTACGACGGCCTGATCTACGCGCTCGGCGTGGTGGCGGGCTGGCCGATCATCCTGTTCATCGTCGCCGAACGGCTGCGCAACCTGGGCCGCTACACCTTTGCCGACGTGGTCTCGTACCGGCTGGCGCAGAAGCCGGTGCGCATCACCGCAGCGTGCGGCACGCTGACCGTGGTCATCATGTACCTGGTCGCGCAGATGGTCGGCGCCGGCAAGCTGATCGAGCTGCTGTTCGGCACCAGCTATGAATCGGCGGTGGTCATCGTCGGCGCGCTGATGGTGCTGTACGTGATGTTCGGCGGCATGCTCGCCACCACCTGGGTGCAGATCATCAAGGCGCTGCTGCTGCTCGGCGGCGTGACCTTCATGGCGGTGATGGTACTGGCCTATTTCGGCTTCAGCCCCGAAGCCATGTTCGCCAGCGCGGCCAGGGTGCATGACAAGGGCACGGCGATCTTGTCGCCGGGCGGGCTGGTGTCCAACCCGATCGATGCGATCTCGCTCGGCGTCGGCATGATGTTCGGCACCGCGGGTCTGCCGCACATCCTGATGCGCTTCTTCACCGTGGCGGATGCGAAGGAAGCGCGCAAGTCCGTGCTCTACGCCACGGGCTTCATCGGCTACTTCTACGTGCTGATCCTGGTGGTGGGCTTCGGCGCGATCGTGATGGTGGGCGCGGACCCGGCCTATCGGGACGCGGCCGGCAAGCTGATCGGCGGCAGCAACATGGTGGCCGTGCACCTGTCGCACGTGATCGGCGGCGACCTGTTCCTCGGCTTCATCTCGGCGGTGGCGTTCGCGACCATCCTGGCGGTGGTGGCCGGGCTGGCGCTGTCGGGCGCGTCGGCGGTGTCGCACGATCTCTACGCCAACGTGTTCCGCCGCGGGCAGGCCAGCGAGAAAGACGAGATCCGCGTGTCGAAGCTCGCCACGCTGGTGATCGGCCTGCTGGCGATGGTGCTGGGCGTGATGTTCGAGAAGCAGAACATCGCCTTCCTGTCCGGGCTGGTGCTGGCGATCGCCGCGTCGGTCAATTTCCCGGTGCTGTTCCTGTCGATGTTCTGGAAGGGGCTGACCACGTGCGGTGCGGTGGCCGGCAGCCTGGCGGGGCTGGTGTCGGCGGTGCTGCTGCTGGTGCTGGGCCCGACCGTATGGGTGGGGATCCTCAAGCACCAGCAGGCGATCTTCCCATATGCCAACCCGGCGCTGTTCTCGATGACGCTGGCCTTTGCCGCCGCCTGGCTGGTGTCGGTGCTGGACCGCTCGGCGCGGGGGAGCGCCGAACGCCAGCGCTACGGCGCGCAGTTCGTGCGCGCCATGACCGGCATCGGCGCGGCCGGTGCCAGCCAGCACTGA
- a CDS encoding DUF485 domain-containing protein, with protein sequence MDARQLETIQNHPDFIRLIHGRTRLGWSLTLVMLAVYFGFILLLAFSPATLGTPVAGGVMTVGIPVGVAVIVAAVLLTAIYVHRANRDLDPLNERVRKECEA encoded by the coding sequence ATGGACGCGCGACAACTGGAAACCATCCAGAACCACCCCGACTTTATCCGCCTGATCCACGGCCGCACGCGCCTGGGCTGGTCGCTGACGCTGGTCATGCTGGCGGTCTACTTCGGCTTCATCCTGCTGCTGGCCTTTTCGCCCGCCACGCTCGGCACGCCGGTCGCCGGGGGCGTCATGACGGTGGGCATCCCCGTAGGCGTTGCAGTGATCGTTGCCGCCGTGCTGCTGACCGCCATCTACGTCCACCGCGCCAACCGCGACCTGGATCCGCTCAACGAACGCGTGCGCAAGGAGTGCGAAGCATGA
- the paaK gene encoding phenylacetate--CoA ligase PaaK, translating into MVQRNPNPNELEPIERASRDELQALQLQRLKWSVRHAYDNVPHYRKAFQAAGVHPDDLKSLSDLSKFPFLTKQDLRDNYPFGMFAVPREQVARVHASSGTTGKPTVVGYTAKDIDTWASVVARSIRAAGGRAGDLVHVSYGYGLFTGGLGAHYGAEKAGCTVIPMSGGQTEKQVQLIREFEPNIIMVTPSYMLNLIEEMERQGMDPSESSLKVGIFGAEPWTDAMRAEIEARAGIDAVDIYGLSEVMGPGVACECIESKDGPVIWEDHFYAEIIDPVTGEVLPDGSEGELVFTSLTKEALPVIRYRTRDLTRLLPPTSRSMRRIGKITGRSDDMLIIRGVNVFPSQIEELILKAPALAPQYQLVVTRDGHLDKLEVRVEARPERSASLSADDRAALERDLKDQIKTYVGVTTRVQVVAAAGIERTTVGKARRVVDMRPKVTHEQPVGAI; encoded by the coding sequence ATGGTGCAACGCAACCCCAACCCCAATGAGCTGGAGCCGATCGAGCGCGCCAGCCGCGACGAACTGCAGGCGCTGCAGCTGCAACGGCTCAAATGGAGCGTGCGCCATGCCTATGACAACGTGCCGCATTACCGCAAGGCGTTCCAGGCGGCCGGGGTGCACCCGGACGATTTGAAGTCGCTGTCCGACCTGTCGAAGTTCCCGTTCCTGACCAAGCAGGACCTGCGCGACAACTATCCGTTCGGCATGTTCGCGGTGCCGCGCGAGCAGGTGGCGCGCGTGCATGCGTCGAGCGGCACCACCGGCAAGCCGACCGTGGTCGGCTATACCGCGAAGGACATCGACACGTGGGCAAGCGTGGTGGCGCGCTCGATTCGCGCCGCGGGGGGCCGCGCCGGCGACCTGGTCCATGTCAGCTATGGTTACGGGCTGTTCACCGGCGGGCTGGGCGCGCACTACGGCGCGGAGAAGGCGGGCTGCACGGTGATCCCGATGTCGGGCGGACAGACCGAGAAACAGGTACAGCTGATCCGCGAGTTCGAGCCCAACATCATCATGGTGACGCCGTCGTACATGCTGAACCTGATCGAGGAGATGGAGCGCCAGGGCATGGATCCTTCGGAAAGCTCGCTGAAGGTCGGCATCTTCGGCGCCGAGCCCTGGACCGACGCGATGCGCGCGGAGATCGAGGCGCGTGCCGGCATCGACGCGGTGGACATCTACGGCCTGTCCGAGGTGATGGGGCCGGGCGTGGCTTGCGAATGCATCGAGAGCAAGGACGGCCCGGTGATCTGGGAAGACCATTTCTATGCCGAGATCATCGACCCGGTGACCGGCGAGGTGTTGCCGGATGGCTCCGAGGGCGAGCTGGTGTTCACCTCCCTGACCAAGGAAGCACTGCCGGTGATCCGCTACCGCACGCGCGACCTGACGCGCCTGCTGCCGCCGACGTCGCGCTCGATGCGCCGCATCGGCAAGATCACGGGGCGCTCGGATGACATGCTGATCATCCGCGGCGTCAACGTGTTCCCGTCGCAGATCGAGGAACTGATCCTGAAGGCGCCGGCGCTGGCGCCGCAGTACCAGCTGGTGGTGACGCGCGACGGGCACCTCGACAAGCTGGAGGTGCGGGTCGAGGCGCGGCCCGAGCGCTCCGCGTCGCTGTCGGCGGATGACCGGGCGGCGCTGGAGCGGGATCTGAAGGACCAGATCAAGACCTATGTCGGCGTGACCACGCGGGTGCAGGTGGTGGCGGCTGCAGGGATCGAGCGCACCACGGTCGGCAAGGCAAGGCGCGTGGTGGACATGCGGCCGAAGGTTACACACGAGCAGCCGGTTGGCGCGATCTGA